In Zobellia roscoffensis, the following are encoded in one genomic region:
- a CDS encoding Pycsar system effector family protein: MPDLLSKTEEFAINLLVKDLDTNYLYHNLRHTQRVVKSTKELLDFYNLNAIDRDAITLAAWLHDTGYTKGVENHEESSCAIARKFLTEQNCESQTIETICSLIMATKRGYEPQNLMEEIMRDADASHLAQSSYDQTCEMLREELRLLGIAEISPKEWRRSNIKMFQTEHRFYTDYAIKNWQQGKDDNLKKLIKQDKKQNKTRKKEELKVKLKNQSPERGIQTMFRVTMRNHLKLSDIADTKANILLSVNAIIISLMLTNLIPKLDNPSNDYLVIPAGIFVLFSVVSMIMSVLATRPNVTTGEFTKEDVNQKKVNLLFFGNFHKMKLEDYEWAIQELIKDQKYVYDSLTKDLYFLGVVLDRKYKLLRWTYTIFMIGMTLSVIAFFVALKFYGPERIIELPT, translated from the coding sequence ATGCCGGATTTACTATCGAAAACCGAAGAATTTGCAATTAACCTGCTAGTCAAAGATTTAGATACCAACTATTTGTATCATAATCTTAGACATACACAGCGAGTGGTCAAAAGTACTAAAGAATTGCTTGATTTCTATAATTTAAACGCCATTGATAGGGATGCAATAACTCTTGCTGCATGGCTACATGATACAGGCTACACAAAAGGTGTTGAGAATCACGAAGAAAGCAGTTGCGCTATAGCTAGGAAGTTTCTTACTGAGCAAAATTGCGAATCACAGACTATTGAAACTATATGCAGTTTGATCATGGCCACGAAAAGAGGTTATGAGCCACAAAATTTGATGGAAGAAATTATGAGAGATGCAGATGCATCTCACTTGGCACAGTCTAGTTATGATCAAACCTGTGAAATGCTACGGGAGGAACTACGTCTTTTGGGTATCGCCGAAATTTCTCCAAAAGAATGGCGCCGTAGCAATATTAAAATGTTTCAAACGGAGCATCGCTTTTATACGGATTATGCCATTAAGAACTGGCAACAAGGAAAAGATGACAACCTTAAAAAACTAATAAAACAGGATAAGAAACAAAATAAAACACGTAAAAAAGAGGAACTTAAGGTTAAATTAAAAAACCAGAGCCCGGAACGAGGCATACAGACCATGTTCCGTGTTACCATGCGTAATCATTTGAAATTAAGTGACATTGCAGATACAAAGGCGAATATTCTTTTATCTGTAAATGCCATTATTATTTCATTGATGCTTACCAATCTTATTCCAAAATTAGATAACCCATCTAATGATTACTTGGTTATCCCTGCGGGTATTTTTGTTCTTTTTAGTGTTGTGTCCATGATAATGTCTGTCTTGGCAACTAGGCCTAACGTTACAACTGGTGAGTTTACCAAAGAAGATGTAAACCAAAAGAAGGTAAACCTACTGTTCTTTGGAAATTTTCATAAAATGAAGCTTGAAGATTATGAGTGGGCCATTCAAGAACTCATTAAAGACCAAAAATATGTCTATGATTCTTTAACAAAAGACCTTTACTTTTTAGGGGTGGTTTTAGATAGGAAATATAAATTATTACGATGGACCTATACCATTTTTATGATTGGTATGACCCTCTCTGTGATTGCATTTTTTGTAGCACTGAAATTTTACGGTCCAGAAAGAATAATTGAACTGCCCACATAA
- a CDS encoding GAF domain-containing protein, with amino-acid sequence MEKNYGTDLPITQLISFDKLLRQYDVMAKSDNVTAAKMAQRILKTAEPYPELREGFSDASLLKKHKGVINIILQDIFSEVLTNNEIKTASLPYNNIIFNSSKRFRRILKDAGGDDFIPEMRNLPEHQMYIVACTVILNFHYGFNFDFKRPFFYDIPDKNGVMRHYRILYNADFMEILPTEKAKDLTQQDVDELLDNFDNIELWKEKIPPNSFISKGFVISNMFDVTAEHSISEIKSGLIANDKSNSESFMVDLEETFRSFFNTPNIRVGLSQYNSKGNQFEKVYAKGMESFLLGDDDTIPCQGALCENSYHKLLVDNKYFAISDVDRYHKILVEMGGEMTLFNNLKKHGIKSAILAPIAQEGELLGVLELVAYESNVLNSVNANKLEDVMPFIVSAVLRSRAEEDNLIDAVIQNECTSVHDSVYWRFEEEARRFIKDNLEGQQPAFKEIVFKDVYPLYGQIDIKNSSQARNTAIQRDLMIQLSTINSVLEASWQKSKLPIYEELMFRVNGHVDSIKETLHTNSEQAIFNFVLEEINPVFSHLKKSDDELKNLIRFYESSVDMGTESYYDHRRNYDESVTQINMKLAALMDKKQKGAQAMFPHYFERYKTDGVEHNMYIGEEIVGDRDFDMLYLNNLRLWQLQVMCEMENAHYALKPELPVPLDVASLILVYSTSLSIRFRMDEKRFDVDGTYNARYEIIKKRIDKSFIKGTNERLTQAGKMVIVYSQKKDELEYLRYITFLRSKGYFTGKVEIVELEGLQGVSGLKAIRADILYKTKDNDSERTYTYEDLMNELKS; translated from the coding sequence ATGGAGAAAAACTACGGAACAGATTTACCTATTACACAGCTCATAAGCTTTGATAAGCTTTTGCGGCAATATGATGTTATGGCTAAAAGTGATAATGTCACGGCGGCCAAAATGGCACAACGAATTTTAAAAACAGCAGAACCTTACCCGGAACTTCGGGAAGGTTTTAGTGATGCTTCTTTACTTAAGAAACATAAAGGTGTCATTAATATTATTTTACAGGATATTTTTTCAGAAGTCCTGACTAACAACGAGATAAAGACGGCTTCTTTGCCGTACAACAATATCATTTTTAATTCCTCTAAACGATTTAGGAGAATATTAAAAGATGCGGGAGGTGATGATTTCATACCAGAAATGCGAAACTTACCAGAGCACCAAATGTATATTGTTGCATGTACGGTAATCCTGAATTTTCATTATGGTTTTAATTTTGATTTTAAGAGACCATTTTTCTATGACATTCCTGATAAGAATGGAGTAATGCGTCACTATAGGATTCTATATAACGCAGATTTTATGGAAATTCTACCTACGGAAAAGGCAAAAGACCTTACTCAACAAGATGTAGACGAATTGCTAGATAATTTTGATAATATAGAACTGTGGAAAGAGAAAATTCCGCCCAATAGTTTTATATCAAAAGGGTTTGTTATCTCTAATATGTTCGATGTTACGGCTGAGCATTCTATTTCTGAGATAAAATCTGGTTTAATCGCTAACGACAAGAGTAATAGCGAGAGTTTTATGGTAGATCTAGAAGAAACTTTTAGATCTTTCTTTAATACACCCAATATTAGGGTAGGGCTTTCTCAATACAATTCCAAAGGCAACCAGTTTGAAAAGGTTTATGCAAAGGGTATGGAGAGTTTTCTTTTGGGCGATGATGATACTATCCCATGTCAAGGAGCTTTGTGTGAGAATTCATATCACAAACTTTTAGTAGATAATAAATACTTTGCTATTTCTGATGTAGATCGCTATCATAAGATTTTAGTTGAGATGGGTGGAGAAATGACCTTGTTTAATAATCTTAAAAAACACGGTATAAAAAGCGCCATTTTAGCTCCTATTGCACAAGAAGGAGAGCTCCTAGGGGTTTTGGAACTTGTAGCATATGAATCTAATGTTCTTAATAGTGTTAATGCCAATAAATTAGAAGATGTAATGCCCTTTATTGTTTCTGCTGTGTTACGTTCTAGGGCGGAGGAAGATAATTTGATTGATGCCGTTATACAGAACGAATGTACTTCGGTACATGATTCTGTATACTGGAGGTTTGAAGAGGAAGCCAGACGTTTTATAAAGGATAATTTAGAAGGGCAGCAACCTGCTTTTAAGGAAATAGTATTTAAGGATGTTTATCCTTTGTACGGACAGATAGATATAAAAAATTCCTCACAAGCCCGTAATACAGCTATTCAGCGAGATTTGATGATTCAACTCTCTACAATAAACAGTGTGCTTGAAGCTTCTTGGCAGAAGAGCAAGTTGCCTATTTATGAAGAATTGATGTTTAGGGTAAATGGTCATGTAGATAGCATAAAAGAAACTCTTCATACCAATAGTGAGCAGGCTATTTTTAATTTCGTATTGGAGGAAATTAATCCTGTTTTCTCTCATTTGAAGAAATCTGATGATGAGTTGAAAAATTTGATTCGCTTTTATGAATCTTCGGTAGACATGGGTACGGAGTCTTATTATGACCACCGTCGTAATTATGATGAAAGTGTTACTCAGATTAATATGAAGTTGGCTGCTTTAATGGATAAAAAGCAAAAAGGAGCCCAGGCCATGTTTCCGCATTATTTTGAGCGGTATAAAACAGATGGTGTTGAACATAACATGTACATTGGTGAAGAAATAGTTGGGGATCGTGATTTTGATATGCTTTACCTGAATAACCTTAGGTTGTGGCAGTTGCAAGTTATGTGCGAAATGGAAAATGCCCATTATGCGCTAAAACCTGAGCTTCCAGTGCCTTTAGATGTAGCTTCGCTTATATTGGTATATAGCACGTCACTTTCTATTCGCTTTAGAATGGATGAGAAGCGTTTTGATGTAGACGGCACGTATAATGCCCGATATGAAATTATCAAAAAACGTATAGATAAGTCTTTTATAAAAGGAACCAACGAACGCTTGACTCAAGCGGGCAAGATGGTTATTGTCTACTCTCAGAAAAAGGATGAGTTAGAATACCTTAGATACATCACTTTCCTTAGGTCAAAAGGTTACTTTACCGGAAAGGTAGAGATAGTTGAGTTAGAAGGGCTGCAAGGTGTAAGTGGTTTAAAAGCCATACGCGCAGACATTCTTTATAAGACAAAAGATAACGATTCGGAAAGGACCTATACGTACGAGGATCTTATGAATGAGTTAAAATCTTAA